The Mycoplasmopsis columbinasalis genomic interval CTAAAAAAGTACTTAAAAGTGATTCTTTAGTTAAATCTTTCTTTTCGCCTAAATAAACATATGCTACATTTTTGTCAAGATATTCAGTAATTTTGCCGTTTTTTTCAAGTAAGTATGGTAAAGGTTCATCGCCTTTAAAAAATGCTTTAAGTAAAACGCTGTTTTGTTCTTTTGAAGTTAAGATTTCTTTGAAAAGCATATTTTCCTTTCATTTTTGAAGTTTAAGAGTAATGTATTAAAAAATAATACTTATTTTACTTCATAATAATTCTTCAAACAGAAATTAGAAGCTAAAAATCACTTCCTTAAATAGTACATTTTTACTTTTGCGTTATAGCTTAGGCTTATTAGTAAAAACTGTACAAACAAAGTTTTTTGAGCTAACAAAAATGCAGCCGCAGCAAATTATTGATAGATTATAAGGTACTAAAGTACAAGAAAATTAGCATATAATAAAAATATTATGTCAAAGAAAAATATTATTGAAATTAAAATTGAAATTCCTAAAGGCTCAAAAATTAAATACGAATACGATAGAGCAGACGGTTTAATTCACGTTGATAGAATTCTTAGAGGAGATTTTGTTTATCCTGCTAATTATGGTTTCATTCCAAATGCGTTAGATTGAGATGGGGATGAATTAGATGTTTTGCTTTATTCACAAGAAACATTTATTCCTGGAGTTGTTTTAAACGCAAGAATTATCGGTGCGATGAAAATGATTGATTCGGGTGAAACAGATACAAAATTAATTGCTGTACATGCTGACGATTATCGTTGCGACCACATTCAAGAACTTAAAGACTTACCAGAGCCATTTTTATTTAATTTAGAAACATTCTTCAATAATTACAAAAACTGAAAGAAACCAAACTTAACTAAAGTTCAGGGTTTTGAAAACGTTGAGTGAGCATTACAAGAGTTAGCTGAATGTGAAGAATTGATGGAAAAATACGGCAAAATGCCTAAAAAAGAATTTGTTGTCAAGATGCAAAAAGAACATCCTGACAAATACGAATAGACTAGTAATTTAGAAAATAGTATTTGCTATTTTTTATTTTGTTAAAATAAATTTATGTTTAAAAGCCCAATATGACAAAAATTTAAGGCAGGTTGAACCAAAGGTTACATTATTTATGCTTGTTTAATTTTTGCAATTTCTCTGGGGATCGGTTTAGCAATTTATTTTGTGAAACGCCCAGAAATTGTCCAAACAAACATTCCTGATGATCACACTGTGTTAGTAATTGACACCATCACAGGAACGTCAGTAAGCTATGTTACATTTTGATTTTTGGTTTTGTTGTTTACTTTTGAATTTGGTTTTACTTTCACAAAAAATAGCATCACCAGAAGAATTCAGCTTCTTCGCTTAAAAATTACAGACGAAAAAAATAAACCACACAGTTTTGAACAAAGTGTCAAACTTAAAACTATGGAAAAAGAGTTGAAAACATTAGAACACAAAAGAGATAATCCTCCTACCAAAAACAGAACGGTTATTTATTTCAACTTAATTATTGGCACCATTGTATTTGCTGTTAACTTAATTATTTCTTATGCACGTTAATTGAGAAAAATTCCAAAATTAAATTTAATTTTGATAAATATTC includes:
- a CDS encoding inorganic diphosphatase, whose product is MSKKNIIEIKIEIPKGSKIKYEYDRADGLIHVDRILRGDFVYPANYGFIPNALDWDGDELDVLLYSQETFIPGVVLNARIIGAMKMIDSGETDTKLIAVHADDYRCDHIQELKDLPEPFLFNLETFFNNYKNWKKPNLTKVQGFENVEWALQELAECEELMEKYGKMPKKEFVVKMQKEHPDKYE